One Nitrososphaerota archaeon DNA window includes the following coding sequences:
- a CDS encoding ParB N-terminal domain-containing protein, with protein MFIELSKLKPHEEIDLRHLEKLKKRIVKDGYIKDPIIADKNYNIIIDGHHRVEILKELSCLKAPVHYIDYLNEEIKIQTWYPAIKIPENEILKIFDRKISLIKNGDNINNKCILQLYDKSFIINSDRNEIMKNLLKNIKIKYFSSKYYAMKLLKERKINGFIILPPVTKEDVLKTVFSNKKFPPKTTRHIIKNKPKNWYIPFSLLK; from the coding sequence GTGTTCATTGAACTTTCAAAATTAAAGCCTCATGAAGAAATTGATTTAAGACATTTAGAAAAACTTAAAAAAAGAATAGTAAAAGATGGATATATTAAGGATCCAATCATTGCCGATAAAAATTACAATATTATTATTGATGGGCACCATAGAGTAGAAATTTTGAAAGAATTATCTTGCTTAAAAGCTCCAGTTCATTATATAGATTATTTAAATGAAGAAATAAAAATACAAACATGGTATCCTGCAATAAAAATACCTGAAAATGAAATATTAAAAATATTCGATAGGAAAATTTCATTAATAAAAAATGGGGATAATATTAATAATAAATGCATTTTACAACTTTATGATAAAAGCTTTATTATAAATTCTGATAGGAATGAAATTATGAAAAATTTATTAAAAAATATTAAGATAAAATATTTTTCATCAAAATATTATGCAATGAAATTGCTTAAAGAAAGAAAAATTAATGGATTTATTATACTTCCTCCAGTTACTAAAGAGGATGTTTTGAAAACAGTTTTTTCAAATAAAAAATTTCCTCCAAAAACAACTAGACATATAATAAAAAATAAACCTAAAAATTGGTATATT